One window of Akkermansia biwaensis genomic DNA carries:
- the rpsG gene encoding 30S ribosomal protein S7, translated as MARRKRVYRKIERRDPRYDSTLVGKLISKVMLDGKRSLAERIVYAAIDMANEGTDSIDPLEVITRAIENAKPRVEVKSRRVGGATYQVPLEVDPARSESLAMRWIVNYARNRKGVPMHKALSNEIKEAANNQGAAVRKRDDVHKMAQANRAFAHFRW; from the coding sequence ATGGCCCGCCGTAAACGCGTCTATAGAAAAATCGAACGTCGTGACCCCCGTTACGACAGCACTCTTGTCGGCAAGCTGATCAGCAAGGTTATGCTGGATGGCAAGCGCTCCCTTGCGGAACGCATTGTTTATGCTGCCATCGACATGGCTAACGAAGGCACGGACAGCATTGATCCCCTGGAAGTGATCACTCGCGCCATTGAAAACGCCAAGCCCCGTGTGGAAGTGAAGAGCCGCCGCGTTGGCGGTGCCACCTACCAGGTTCCGCTTGAAGTGGATCCGGCCCGTTCCGAATCCCTGGCCATGCGCTGGATCGTGAACTATGCCCGCAACCGCAAGGGCGTGCCGATGCACAAGGCGCTCTCCAACGAAATCAAGGAAGCCGCCAACAACCAGGGCGCCGCCGTCCGCAAGCGCGACGACGTGCACAAGATGGCCCAGGCCAACCGCGCCTTTGCCCACTTCCGCTGGTAA
- the gpmI gene encoding 2,3-bisphosphoglycerate-independent phosphoglycerate mutase codes for MSKKPVVLVIRDGWGRNPLGPDVAKEYGDATVLADTPFTDYLLANYPHSLLGASGEDVGLPDGQMGNSEVGHLNLGAGRVVYQDLCRVDNAIKDGSMGENAVLKTAFSQAVSSRLHLLGLVSDGGVHSHINHLAGIVKYAYEAGVRDICIHAITDGRDCSPTSGAGFMRQLEEAVKPYGAKIATVIGRFYAMDRDKRWDRNKLAWDAIVLGRGEQCSCSPAEYVEQCYAKGETDEFLKPGIFAYGNEQRVRDNDVVFFFNFRADRARQMSDAFLYSDFDGFDREVQPKVHYVTLTEYDAKYPSPIVFEQEQLDNIFGQIVSEAGKTQLRIAETEKYAHVTFFFNGGVETQFPGEDRILVPSPREVATYDLKPQMSAEEVADKFVEAADKYDVIIMNFANGDMVGHTGYLEAGVAACEAVDNALEKCVKKILELGGKLLITADHGNAEHMRNEDGSPNTAHTTNLVDLIYVAEDKDEVKLSDGILADVAPTLLSLMGLKQPAEMSGHSLVTPKN; via the coding sequence GCCTGATGTCGCGAAAGAATACGGTGACGCCACTGTTCTGGCTGATACCCCGTTTACTGATTACCTCCTTGCCAACTATCCCCACAGCCTGCTGGGCGCTTCCGGGGAAGACGTGGGCCTTCCCGACGGGCAGATGGGCAATTCCGAAGTAGGTCACCTGAATCTGGGTGCGGGGCGCGTGGTGTATCAGGATCTTTGCCGCGTGGATAATGCCATCAAGGACGGCTCGATGGGTGAGAACGCCGTATTGAAAACCGCATTTTCCCAGGCCGTTTCTTCCCGCCTGCATTTGCTGGGCCTGGTGAGCGACGGCGGCGTGCACAGCCACATCAACCATTTGGCGGGCATCGTCAAGTACGCCTATGAAGCGGGGGTGCGCGATATTTGCATTCATGCCATTACGGACGGGCGCGATTGTTCCCCCACCAGCGGAGCCGGATTTATGCGCCAGCTTGAGGAAGCCGTGAAGCCTTACGGCGCCAAGATAGCTACGGTGATCGGCCGTTTTTACGCGATGGACCGCGACAAGCGCTGGGACCGTAACAAGCTTGCGTGGGACGCCATCGTTCTGGGCCGCGGCGAACAGTGTTCCTGCTCTCCTGCCGAGTATGTGGAACAGTGCTATGCGAAGGGTGAGACGGATGAGTTCCTGAAGCCCGGCATTTTCGCGTATGGCAACGAACAGCGCGTACGTGATAATGACGTGGTGTTCTTTTTCAATTTCCGTGCCGACCGAGCCCGCCAGATGAGCGACGCCTTCCTGTATTCCGATTTTGACGGATTTGACCGCGAAGTGCAGCCGAAGGTGCATTATGTGACCCTGACGGAGTACGACGCCAAGTATCCCTCCCCCATCGTGTTTGAGCAGGAGCAGCTCGACAATATTTTCGGCCAGATCGTTTCGGAAGCCGGGAAGACCCAGCTCCGCATCGCGGAGACGGAAAAATACGCCCACGTCACTTTCTTCTTCAACGGAGGCGTGGAGACGCAGTTCCCCGGTGAGGACCGCATTCTGGTTCCCTCCCCCCGCGAGGTGGCTACCTATGACCTCAAGCCCCAGATGAGCGCGGAGGAAGTGGCGGACAAGTTTGTGGAAGCCGCAGACAAGTACGACGTGATCATCATGAATTTTGCCAACGGAGACATGGTGGGCCACACGGGTTATCTGGAAGCCGGCGTTGCCGCGTGCGAAGCCGTGGACAATGCCCTGGAGAAGTGCGTGAAGAAGATTCTGGAGCTGGGCGGCAAGCTGCTCATCACGGCGGACCACGGCAATGCCGAGCACATGCGCAATGAAGACGGTTCTCCGAATACGGCCCATACCACCAACCTAGTGGACCTTATTTACGTGGCGGAAGACAAGGACGAGGTGAAGTTGTCCGACGGCATTCTGGCGGACGTGGCCCCCACGCTGCTGAGCCTGATGGGGCTGAAGCAGCCCGCCGAAATGTCCGGCCACAGCCTGGTGACGCCCAAGAACTGA
- the rplC gene encoding 50S ribosomal protein L3: MALGLIGKKVGMTRLFDQESGAMVPVTVIDVKGNTFAQIKTEDKDGYNAIQVAFDAQKESRVAKPQAGHFKKLGIQPTKLLKEFRVEASELPAEGAEDPGVDLFSAGQWVDVIGTSKGKGFQGAMRRHNFHGSPAAHGSMMHRRTGGVGGCSTPGRVWKNQKMPGQMGNARRTVQNLKVVAVRPEDNVILISGAVPGARGSYLVIRPAKKK; this comes from the coding sequence ATGGCTCTAGGACTTATCGGAAAAAAGGTCGGTATGACCCGTCTGTTTGACCAGGAATCCGGCGCTATGGTGCCCGTGACCGTCATTGACGTCAAGGGCAACACCTTCGCCCAGATCAAAACGGAAGACAAAGATGGCTACAATGCCATTCAGGTTGCCTTTGATGCGCAGAAGGAAAGCCGTGTGGCTAAGCCTCAGGCCGGCCACTTCAAGAAACTGGGCATTCAGCCCACCAAGCTCCTCAAGGAATTCCGCGTGGAAGCTTCCGAACTGCCTGCCGAAGGCGCCGAAGATCCCGGCGTGGATCTCTTTTCCGCCGGCCAGTGGGTTGACGTGATCGGCACTTCTAAGGGCAAGGGATTCCAGGGTGCAATGCGCCGCCACAACTTCCACGGCTCTCCCGCCGCCCACGGTTCCATGATGCACCGCCGTACCGGTGGTGTGGGTGGTTGCTCCACCCCCGGCCGCGTCTGGAAGAACCAGAAGATGCCCGGGCAGATGGGCAACGCCAGGCGCACGGTTCAGAACCTGAAGGTTGTGGCTGTTCGTCCGGAAGACAATGTTATCCTCATCTCCGGCGCCGTTCCCGGTGCACGCGGTTCCTACCTCGTGATCCGCCCCGCCAAGAAGAAGTAG
- the rplW gene encoding 50S ribosomal protein L23 yields MKDIYQVIKKVRISEKATMLQETTGELVLEVDRDANKIEIKKAVEVAFGKKVASVRTANYDGKLKRQRRADAGRTAHWKKAYIKLANGETLDLV; encoded by the coding sequence ATGAAAGACATTTACCAAGTCATTAAGAAGGTGCGCATCAGCGAAAAGGCCACCATGCTCCAGGAAACCACCGGAGAGCTGGTCCTTGAAGTTGACCGCGACGCCAACAAGATCGAAATCAAGAAGGCTGTTGAAGTTGCTTTCGGCAAGAAGGTCGCTTCTGTCCGTACCGCCAACTATGACGGCAAGCTCAAGCGTCAGCGCCGTGCTGACGCAGGTCGCACCGCCCATTGGAAAAAGGCTTACATCAAGCTTGCCAACGGTGAAACCCTTGACCTCGTTTAA
- the rpsL gene encoding 30S ribosomal protein S12: protein MPTINQLVRKGRITPEEKSKSRALHSCPQRRGVCLQVMTRTPKKPNSALRKVAKVRLTNGEEVIAYIGGEGHNLQEHSIVLVRGGRVKDLPGVRYHIVRGALDCLGVDKRRQGRSKYGAKRPKAAAK from the coding sequence ATGCCGACTATTAATCAGCTCGTCCGCAAGGGACGTATTACTCCGGAAGAGAAGTCCAAGTCACGCGCTCTTCATAGCTGCCCGCAACGCCGCGGTGTTTGTCTCCAGGTGATGACCCGTACGCCCAAGAAGCCGAACTCGGCTCTTCGCAAGGTGGCCAAGGTCCGTCTTACCAATGGTGAAGAAGTGATCGCCTACATTGGCGGTGAAGGTCACAACCTTCAGGAACACTCCATCGTGCTTGTTCGCGGCGGTCGTGTGAAGGACTTGCCCGGTGTTCGCTATCATATCGTCCGCGGCGCTCTTGACTGTCTCGGTGTCGACAAGCGCCGTCAGGGCCGTTCCAAGTATGGCGCCAAGCGCCCGAAGGCTGCTGCCAAGTAA
- the rpsS gene encoding 30S ribosomal protein S19, which produces MGRSLKKGPFVSQKLLAKIDAQLESGDRKPIKTWSRASMITPDFVGLTFLVHAGKNFATVYVTENMVGHKLGEFAPTRVFKQHGGIGKK; this is translated from the coding sequence ATGGGACGTTCTCTCAAAAAAGGCCCTTTTGTCAGTCAAAAGCTTCTCGCCAAGATCGACGCTCAGCTTGAATCCGGCGATCGCAAGCCGATCAAGACCTGGAGCCGTGCATCCATGATTACGCCTGACTTCGTAGGCTTGACCTTCCTGGTGCACGCCGGCAAGAATTTTGCCACCGTGTACGTCACGGAAAACATGGTAGGCCACAAGCTTGGTGAATTTGCCCCGACTCGTGTCTTCAAACAGCACGGCGGTATCGGTAAGAAGTAA
- the rplD gene encoding 50S ribosomal protein L4 has translation MSANTFTLEAAAAANIQVAGSDKGSQAVHDLIVAYQANRRTGSANTKTRGEVSGNNKKIFRQKGTGNARHGDKRAPIFVGGGVVFGPRPCDYSKKVNKSTRRLALRRVLGDLIAASRISTVAEFSVADGKTKSFIKAVKDLTDAKKVLIVAASFDEATYLAGRNVQDVLLMTAAEVNIEQLMKADAVILVDNALETLASRTA, from the coding sequence ATGTCCGCAAATACCTTTACATTAGAAGCCGCCGCTGCCGCCAACATCCAGGTTGCAGGCAGTGACAAGGGCTCTCAGGCCGTGCACGATCTCATCGTGGCTTATCAGGCAAACCGCCGCACCGGTTCCGCCAACACCAAGACCCGCGGTGAAGTCAGCGGCAACAACAAGAAGATCTTCCGCCAGAAGGGTACGGGCAACGCCCGCCACGGCGACAAGCGCGCTCCCATTTTCGTGGGCGGCGGCGTGGTCTTCGGCCCCCGTCCCTGCGACTATTCCAAGAAGGTGAACAAGAGCACCCGCCGTCTGGCCCTGCGCCGCGTTCTGGGCGATCTGATCGCCGCTTCCAGAATCAGCACCGTTGCCGAATTCTCCGTGGCCGACGGAAAGACCAAGTCTTTCATCAAGGCCGTCAAGGATCTGACAGACGCCAAGAAAGTGCTCATCGTGGCCGCTTCTTTTGATGAAGCCACCTACCTCGCCGGCCGCAACGTTCAGGACGTGCTCCTGATGACCGCCGCTGAAGTGAACATTGAACAGCTCATGAAGGCTGACGCAGTGATCCTCGTTGACAACGCTTTAGAAACCCTCGCCAGCCGTACTGCTTAA
- the rpsJ gene encoding 30S ribosomal protein S10, protein MQSPKIRIRLRAFDSRAIDRSSQEIVETAKRTGAKVHGPIPLPTRIEKFSVNRSVHVNKKSAEQFEIRTHKRLLDIVDPTARTIDELKKLNLPAGVDITIRI, encoded by the coding sequence ATGCAAAGTCCAAAAATCCGCATTCGACTCCGCGCTTTCGACTCCCGCGCCATCGACCGCTCCTCCCAGGAGATCGTTGAAACCGCCAAGCGCACCGGAGCCAAAGTTCACGGCCCGATCCCGCTGCCGACCCGCATTGAGAAATTCTCCGTGAACCGTTCCGTTCACGTCAACAAAAAGTCGGCTGAACAATTTGAAATCCGCACCCACAAGCGCCTGCTCGACATCGTCGATCCGACCGCACGCACGATTGATGAGCTCAAGAAGCTCAACCTTCCCGCCGGCGTGGACATCACGATCCGCATCTAG
- the rplB gene encoding 50S ribosomal protein L2 — MSLKSFKPVTPSNRYKVWPSFDEITTSTPEKSLCRPLKKSGGRNNNGRITTRHIGGGHKRKYRLVDFKRNKFDVPATVLTIEYDPNRTCRIALIEYKDGEKSYILAPNGLQVGMKVESGQKVAPKVGNAMPLKNVPLGTSVHNIEIRPGSGGKVARAAGQQAIVSNREAGYALIKMPSGEIRRFNEDCYCTIGQVGNTQHMNEMSGKAGRTRWLGVRPTVRGMTMNPVDHPNGGGEGKSKSGGGRQHLKSPWGHVKGQKTRRLRKPSDSVIVQRRNSK; from the coding sequence ATGTCCCTCAAGTCATTCAAGCCAGTTACTCCCTCTAACCGCTACAAGGTGTGGCCGTCCTTTGACGAAATCACTACCTCCACTCCGGAAAAGAGTCTCTGCCGTCCCCTCAAGAAGTCCGGTGGCCGCAACAATAACGGCCGCATCACCACCCGTCACATTGGCGGTGGCCACAAGCGCAAGTACCGCCTGGTGGACTTCAAGCGCAACAAGTTCGATGTGCCTGCCACCGTGCTCACCATCGAATACGATCCCAACCGCACCTGCCGCATCGCCCTGATCGAATACAAGGACGGTGAAAAGTCCTACATCCTGGCCCCCAACGGCCTGCAGGTAGGCATGAAGGTGGAAAGCGGCCAGAAGGTTGCTCCCAAGGTTGGCAATGCCATGCCTTTGAAGAACGTTCCCCTGGGTACCTCCGTTCACAACATTGAAATCCGTCCGGGTTCCGGCGGCAAGGTTGCCCGTGCAGCCGGTCAGCAGGCCATCGTTTCCAACCGTGAAGCAGGTTATGCGCTGATCAAGATGCCCTCCGGTGAAATCCGCCGTTTCAATGAGGATTGCTACTGCACCATCGGTCAGGTCGGCAATACCCAGCACATGAACGAAATGTCCGGCAAGGCCGGCCGCACCCGCTGGCTGGGCGTCCGTCCCACCGTCCGCGGCATGACGATGAACCCCGTCGACCACCCCAACGGCGGTGGTGAAGGCAAGTCCAAGTCCGGTGGCGGCCGCCAGCACCTGAAGTCTCCCTGGGGCCATGTCAAGGGCCAGAAGACCCGCCGTCTCCGCAAGCCCAGCGATTCCGTCATTGTACAGCGCCGCAACTCCAAGTAA
- the fusA gene encoding elongation factor G — translation MSDHVNNPNRKAPLERYRNIGISAHIDAGKTTLSERILFYTGMIHKIGEVHDGAATTDWMEQERERGITITSAAVTTNWKQVKNEGISKVFEGENFQLNVIDTPGHVDFTAEVERSLRVLDGAIVVFCGVAGVQPQTETVWRQATKYSVPRMCFVNKMDRTGANFNNVLDDIHNKLGANAAAILIPIGSEDQLRGQIDVVNQKAIIYADNDRLGSTYSVEEIPAELKEEAELAYHELVSRVADVDDELAEKVLMEEPFTALELKQAIRRATIANKFIPVAGGSAFKNKGVQFLLDAVVDYLPSPVETVPAHAESTLDPEKTFEITATDDAKPMVLAFKLWADKFVGKLVFIRVYAGVLKKGDTVYNPRTRKTERVGRIIQIQADQHTDIDAVYSGDIAAIVGLRNVTTGDTITSPDNDICLEPPTFPETVISMAVEPKTKADQEKMSNALGRLSEEDPTFRVKTDEETGQTLISGMGELHLEIIIDRLMREFKVEADIGKPQIAYRETITAPAHGDGKLVKQSGGRGQYGHVVIDVKPNERGKGLTIENKIVGGAIPKEYMNAVYAGLNEAMTTGVIAGYPVVDVHVEVVDGSYHEVDSNENAFKMAAIFAMKDAFKKAKPIMLEPIMSVEASTPTDYQGDIMGDLNRRRGQISNMENKANACILKAMVPLSEMFGYSTAIRTLSSGRASYSMEPSHFEQVPQNLVDQIVSDRAK, via the coding sequence ATGTCCGATCACGTAAACAATCCCAATCGCAAGGCTCCTCTTGAGCGGTACCGCAACATCGGTATCTCCGCTCACATTGACGCCGGCAAAACCACCTTGTCCGAGCGCATCCTCTTCTACACAGGCATGATCCACAAGATCGGCGAAGTGCACGACGGTGCCGCTACCACCGACTGGATGGAGCAGGAACGCGAACGCGGTATCACCATTACCTCCGCTGCCGTTACCACCAACTGGAAGCAGGTGAAGAATGAAGGCATCAGCAAAGTGTTCGAAGGTGAAAACTTCCAGCTGAACGTTATTGACACTCCCGGGCACGTTGACTTCACCGCTGAAGTGGAACGTTCCCTCCGCGTGCTTGACGGCGCCATCGTGGTATTCTGCGGTGTGGCCGGCGTGCAGCCCCAGACGGAAACCGTGTGGCGTCAAGCCACCAAGTACAGCGTTCCGCGCATGTGCTTTGTGAACAAGATGGACCGCACCGGCGCCAATTTCAACAACGTGTTGGACGACATCCACAACAAACTGGGTGCCAATGCCGCCGCCATCCTGATTCCCATTGGTTCCGAAGACCAGCTCCGCGGCCAGATCGACGTCGTGAACCAGAAGGCCATCATTTACGCCGACAACGACCGCCTCGGCTCCACCTATTCGGTTGAAGAGATTCCCGCCGAACTCAAGGAAGAAGCCGAACTGGCCTACCACGAACTGGTGAGCCGTGTTGCCGACGTGGACGATGAACTTGCTGAGAAGGTTCTCATGGAAGAACCTTTCACGGCTCTCGAACTCAAGCAGGCCATCCGCCGCGCCACCATCGCCAACAAGTTTATTCCCGTTGCCGGCGGTTCCGCTTTCAAGAACAAGGGCGTTCAGTTCCTGCTTGACGCCGTTGTGGATTACCTTCCCTCTCCGGTGGAAACCGTTCCTGCCCACGCTGAAAGCACGCTGGATCCGGAAAAGACCTTTGAAATCACCGCTACGGACGACGCCAAGCCCATGGTGCTGGCGTTCAAGCTCTGGGCTGACAAGTTCGTCGGCAAGCTGGTATTCATCCGCGTGTATGCCGGCGTCCTCAAGAAGGGCGACACCGTATACAATCCCCGCACCCGCAAAACGGAACGCGTGGGCCGCATCATCCAGATCCAGGCTGACCAGCACACGGATATTGACGCCGTGTATTCCGGCGACATCGCCGCCATCGTGGGACTGCGCAATGTGACCACAGGCGACACCATCACCAGCCCGGACAACGATATCTGCCTGGAACCCCCCACCTTCCCGGAAACCGTTATTTCCATGGCCGTGGAACCCAAGACCAAGGCCGACCAGGAAAAAATGTCCAACGCCCTGGGCCGCCTGTCTGAAGAAGACCCGACCTTCCGCGTGAAGACCGACGAAGAAACCGGCCAGACCCTGATTTCCGGCATGGGTGAACTTCACCTGGAAATCATCATTGACCGCCTGATGCGCGAATTCAAGGTGGAAGCCGACATCGGCAAGCCCCAGATCGCCTACCGCGAAACCATCACTGCTCCCGCCCACGGCGACGGCAAGCTGGTGAAGCAGTCCGGCGGCCGCGGCCAGTACGGCCACGTTGTCATCGACGTGAAGCCGAACGAACGGGGCAAAGGCCTCACCATTGAAAACAAGATTGTGGGCGGCGCGATTCCCAAGGAATACATGAACGCCGTTTACGCCGGTCTCAACGAAGCCATGACCACGGGCGTTATCGCCGGTTATCCGGTGGTGGACGTACACGTTGAAGTGGTGGACGGTTCCTATCACGAAGTGGACTCCAACGAAAACGCGTTCAAGATGGCCGCCATCTTCGCCATGAAGGACGCCTTCAAGAAGGCCAAGCCCATCATGCTGGAACCCATCATGTCCGTTGAAGCTTCCACGCCGACCGACTACCAGGGCGACATCATGGGCGACCTGAACCGCCGCCGCGGCCAGATCAGCAACATGGAAAACAAGGCCAATGCTTGCATTCTCAAGGCCATGGTTCCCTTGTCCGAAATGTTCGGTTATTCCACCGCCATCCGTACCCTTTCCAGTGGCCGCGCCTCCTACTCCATGGAGCCCTCCCACTTTGAACAGGTGCCTCAGAACCTCGTTGACCAGATCGTCAGCGACAGGGCCAAATAA